A DNA window from Ostrea edulis chromosome 5, xbOstEdul1.1, whole genome shotgun sequence contains the following coding sequences:
- the LOC125649159 gene encoding AP-4 complex subunit sigma-1-like isoform X3 encodes MIHFLLVVSKQGKPRISRFFTHQKDQLSTQNAVSKLCLTDGKQEGFVNYKDVVLVYKLYVNLWFITGVSQDENELAILELFQNLVETLNIYFGKVLYALWSKTSIVFRGRCVAARRYIYYFDI; translated from the exons ATGATTCACTTCCTGTTGGTTGTCAGTAAACAGGGGAAGCCGCGAATCAGTCGATTTTTCACACATCAGAAGGACCAACTATCCACACAGAATGCTGTGTCCAAACTTTGTTTAACAGATGGCAAACAG GAGGGTTTTGTGAATTACAAAGATGTAGTACTAGTCTACAAGCTATACGTGAATCTCTGGTTTATAACAGGAGTCTCGCAGGATGAG AATGAACTTGCCATCTTGGAATTATTCCAGAATTTGGTGGAAACATTGAATATATACTTTGGAAAAGTG CTGTATGCTCTGTGGTCTAAAACTTCAATTGTCTTTAGAGGGAGATGTGTTGCAGCTCGGAggtatatttattattttgacaTTTAA